ACACTAAAGGAAGATTGTTTTATTAGTATACCATTGGTTTTCTTTGTAACTTTTTTTGAAGCAGTGAGCCAGTAACACTAAACTTGTGTTTGCCATCATATTATGGACCAAAGTAACTGCTCTAGAGAAAGATCTTAAATGGATAACCACATCTTTTGTTTTAGAGTATTTAGCAATGCCTCATCATACTTTGTTTGGGtgttattattgatcatttaccTTATGCAAGGGAATCTTTCCCTTTCAAGTCACCCTCTGTACATTCATAAGTGTGCCATTTGCATTCTAATTATGGTAATGAAAGATGTCTATAATGTGGGTAAATGTCTCCTATTCCATAGCTGTAAGTCATTTATGATCATTTGTGTTTTTGTACAAAGATGAGTGATGAGTGGCAACAAATATTTTGAAAAAAGGCTATTAAAAGTATTAATATCTcaactaaaaaaaatattatgagGGCAGATGTAGGCAACTGAATAGTGAACACAACAAAGTGGTTATGGCATTATATGCTAAGCTGTATTAGCTAGTCAATAGTACTCAGTTTTGGTTCATCTCTTTTACAATAGAGCCTATCGTGTCAACCCTAACCCTTTGTTTGGGAGAAAAGTAGGGTAGGGAGAGAATTTCAAAGGAGAGAAGTTGAGGGAGGTGATTTGACTGATTTCATATTTTGCTTTCATGTTTGGAACTGGTCTGGTAGAAATGTGGGGGAAAGAAAGTGAGGAGAGAGAAGATGAAAAATGaatttcaaagtttaattatgattttatccTATTGAATTTTTAAAGTAAAACATTTTTAAGGGAAAATGTGTAATTATTGCTTCATAAAACCTTCTTTCACCCAGCTTTCTCCCAATTTAGGGTGCCTCGATGTGTGGGCCCAGGTGAAAATTTTACCCAATCTGCCATCCCTGCCCTCACCCTGCATCTTCCAAACTGGAGAAAAGTATCGTTTTCCTCAACTTTCCCTCCCCACCTTTCTCCTTCTCCACTTTCCCCTGCTCCCAAACGCAGGGTAAGTTTCTCCTTCcctgtaattgattttgttgattcTTGTTGGTGTTAGTGGTAAGTTGCATTAAATTATGAATATTGGGTGCTTTTCCTTCCGGTTCTTTCTTTTCTGATGTGGGCATACTACGCTGTTGGAGAGGTTTACTGGGGTTGTTTGCTGGGGTTGGAAATCCAACATTTTGAAGGAATTTGAACACCAATGCCttatttttttagttttaaaAAATTTCTCCTATTTTCTTTTTGCTCTGAATAAGGCCCTTGACGTACATTGTAAATGTACAGGTTTGGAGGTTCTTAATTACTTTTGCAGATGTTCTTGGGATATGGCCATTCACTCTGGATGAGTTTGTCCAAGCATTTCATGATTatgtgaggtttttttttttttttttattttgttccttttattgaaatttatttgaaGCTTGGCTGTCTTATTTTAGTGGGATTTATGTGCATTTCCTGCTCTGTTCTTTCAGGATCCAAGGCTACTAGGTGAGATACATTTTGCACTTTTGAGAACCATAATTAAAGATATTGAAGATGTTGCAAGGACACCTGCCACTGGGTTGGGTGCAAATCAGAACAGTGCTGCTAATCCTGGAGGTGGACATCCACAGATTGTGGAAGGGGTAGGTCTTCCCTTGTTTTTTGGTTACTGTGGAAATTTAATATTTTCAGCTGATTCTTTGTTTTTCatcttaaattaattttatctttttttgtGTCAGGCGTATGCATGGGGTTTTGATATACGCAGCTGGCAACGTCACTTAAATCCGTTAACATGGCCTGAAATATTGCGACAGTTTGCCCTTTCTGCAGGATTTGGGCCACAGCTGAAGAAAAGAAATGTAGAGCCGGCATACCTTCGTGATGATAATGAGGTGCTTACTTTTCTCATTCAGTGTTTCTTGTTCAGCATAGATGTGTCTTGCAAATGCTGCAATTGATTTCTCAGAATTATTGAATAATTGATTCTCGTGTTATTCTGACAATAAGCATTTTATTGATATGGTGTCGGTTGTCATGCCATCCTGAAGAAGAATTGAAAAATGAAGCCATTAAACAATTTGATTCATTATTAATGTTTGTTTTGATATCCTGCTCTTTGTTTGCTAACTTCAAGCCAATTCATTAGGTTGTTTTTCACTTTTGTTCATTGTTGATAAACTGCAATTAATTGATACTTATATTTGTTTCTAGCATAGACATGATGGCGCCTCCCTTGGATGGGGTTTGGCTGAAAGTTTAGTAACTGGGTTGGTTATAAATTTAAACTGCCTGATCAACCAAACTAAAAATGGCAAGTTAGTTCAGTTGGTTCTTAAGGTGATCCAAGTTATGCTAGTGCCTTAAGCATCGCATTGTCTGTGCAGTGTAAGTAGCTACAAAGGATTTCTGGAAGGAACTGAATCCTGTGGTAGTTAAGATTAAAGGTTTTGTTAAGGAAAAACAAATTATCATATCTAGATGATTTTGTTGTCCTGTGCAGAAAATTTAATCCATAAGTTGATTTCTCTGATGGTTGCTGTATTTGGCATCCAGTTATTACTATCAGAGATAATTTGACATATTGGTAGTTCTAGTGCAACTAATATTCTGATTGCATCTAATatgtttgttttcattttcaattcTAAGTGTATTTTTTTTTGTGTTTGATTTCAATCAGTTATTGTTTTTACTCTTTTTGGTGTTAAATTTAGGTTAATGATGGTGAAGATGTAATTACTAACTTACGTAGCGGAGCAGCAGTTGAAAATGCTGTTGCCATAATGCAAGAAAGGGGATTTTCTAATCAACGCAGATCTAGGCATCGCTTGACACCTGGTACTGTCAAATTTGCTGCGTTTCATGTTCTTTCTCTTGAAGGAAGCAAGGGTCTGACAATATTAGAAGTTGCAGAAAAGATACAGGTAATTTAAATTACCAAGGGCTTGTTTACCTGTGGAAAACAATTTTATGTTTTCCATTTTCTAAGAAAACTTCAAGTTTCATTTTCCATGGAAAATAAGGGAAAAAATGAAAAACGTGTTCACTTGTCAATAATAGAaaacaattttttaattaaaaaaaaaatcgtatctttcataattaaaaaatatattattataaaatatatttaaattttattttcttataaaattttttaatgtgttattcatatattttacaataatatgattaatttttattattgtaaataaatatttttctaatttatcaaaaaaaaaatatttttctaaataatttttcaatttcagttatgaaaaagttataatataattttggtTATAGAAAAGTCTTTGTTTTCCATTTGGAAGACAACTTTTGTTATAAATGAAAACAAGGGAAAACAGCTAAGTTGTTTTTCGAATCTtagttaaattttagaaaattgaaAAACTAGTTTTCCAAATGGAAAACTGGCACATATAAATATGAAACTTTGTATTTTAGTTTTCTTAGAAAACTTATCAAGAAAACTACCCTAGTTTTCCACCAGTGAACAGACCCTAAATGTTCATTTTTTATTTTGCTTTGTATATCCTAATTCTCTTACACATctttttatcaaagaaatctggACTAAGAGATCTCACAACGAGCAAGACACCAGAAGCTTCAATTGCTGCTGCTTTGTCAAGGGATTCAAAACTTTTTGAGAGAACAGCTCCTTCAACGTATTGTGTGCGTCCTGCCTATAGGAAGGATCCAGCGGATGCCGAGCCAATACTTTCTGCAGCCAGAGAAAGGATCCGGATATTTAAAAGTGGTTTTGTAGATGGAGAAGATGCTGATGAAGCAGAAAGAGATGAAGATTCTGAAAGTGATGTTGCAGATGATCCTGAGGTTGATGATTTTGGTACTGACTTGAACCCTAGTAAAGAGGCTTGCAATTCTCCTGAagcaaataaatttaattcaaaaacTCTGTTTGAAAATGGAAAGGAGGATAGTAATGTCATCAGGACTCCACAAGTTGGCCTTCAGAATGTTGGTGAGGGTTTTTCTTCAATGCATTCTGAAGGCACTGATGAAGTAAACGATGTTGGTGCTTCCATTGATCAATCTGGAGACTTTTCTGGTATATCCACTAATATTGAACAAGATGCAGATATTGACGAAAGCAACCTTGGTGACCCATGGGTTCAGGGACTGATGGAGGGGGAGTACTCTGATCTGAGTGTTGAGGAGCGCCTTAATGCACTTGTTTCATTGATTGGTGTGGCAATTGAAGGAAACTCAATCCGGCTTGTTCTCGAGGTATAAACACTTATTCCTACTggtcaaaattttaaaatcatgTAATATGCTTGTATATTGTCTTAAATGAGGGAATTTCAGGAACGGTTAGAAGCAGCGAATGCTTTGAAGAAGCAAATGTGGGCGGAGGCGCAACTTGATAAACGCCGTATGAAAGAAGAATATGTGATGAAGATGCATTATCCATCATTTACAGGAAGTAAGGTGGAACCTAGCCTTACAACATCTACAGCAGAGGTTCGGCAAAgcccattagttactgttgatgAAAAAATGAATGAGATGTCTATGGATGCTGCCGCCCAGCAAGAACAATCAACTGATCCACAAAATGACATGAATTATCCGAATAATGTGCCTTCTGAAGGGAACATACAAATGCAAGATCTCTCTGTTGGTCCTGATAGTCTTCCGTGTCAGCAACCTGGACTTGCTGCAGACAAGTCAAGATCACAGTTAAAATCCTTCATTGGTCACAAGGCTGAAGAGATGTATGTATACAGATCATTGCCTCTTGGTCAAGATCGCCGACGTAATCGATACTGGCAGTTTATAACATCTGCTTCTTGCAATGATCCTGGATGTGGCAGGATCTTTGTTGAGTTACATGATGGTCGTTGGAGGCTTATTGATACTGAACAGGTAGCAGTTTTTTCCCCGTTCACTTATTTTTTTTACAGATATATATATGAGCAATACTATGCTGAATGTGTGTATTGTGTGTGCATTTGTGCATGGTGTTGTATCTGCAATATCCTGGCTGTGGCACACATTTCTACTTTCATATTGTGCTAGAATTTTTGATGGAAGCAAAAGCAAGAGATGTCTGCCACATGCAATATCTATCTTTTGCAGAGCTTGTATGATTTACTAATCTTAACCCTGCAACAATGACTGGTGCACCTTCTTCTGTCTTATTTACCTTTTCCGCTTCCCCTTCATCTTCCTTTCTTTTGGAACTACCCACATAACACATGCTTTTCTGTGCATTCTTATTgtcatttctaaaatttgcatGCAGGGTTTAGATTCTCTGTTGGCATCTTTGGATGTACGAGGGGTTAGGGAATCCTACTTGCACATGATGTTACAAAAGGTTGAGATGTGCTTTAAGGAGGCTGTCAGGAGGAACATGCTACGTGCTGATATGGAGAGACAAAGTGGGGGAAGTGTTAAAGCAGAAGCAGTTGAAATGGTTACAGGCCATAACTGTGGCTCCGGTATTGATAGCCCAAACAGTTCTGTATGTGTTGTAGATTCTGATATGTCTGAGACCACATCTTTTTCTGTTGAGCTTGGAAGGAATGAAACTGAGAGGAATCATGCCTTGAGGAGATATCAAGATTTTGAGAATTGGATATGGAAAGAATGCTTTAATTCTGCGACATTATGTGCCATGAAGTATGGGAAGAAAAGGTGTAGACAATTGCTTGCTTTATGTGATTACTGCCATGATATTTATTTCTCTGAAGATAACTATTGTCGttcttgcaataagacatatgaGCACTCTGGGAGTGACGTGAATTTTTTCAAACATGTGACTCATTGTGAAGAGAGACTGAAGATTGGGCTGGACTACAATTTGCATGGTTCATCTTCTCCACTGAGGATAAGGCTGCTTAAATTGCAATTAGCTTTGGTTGAGGTAACTgccttccttttattttatttattattattattattattattattattattatttgtgaatgaaaatttggcaattagaATGTGGCTTATAGAATCGTGGGTTTTTAAAGGTCTCTATACTGCCAGAAGCTCTTCAACCTGTTTGGACTAATAGTTATCGAAAATCATGGGGAGCAAAGCTGCAGTCCTCATCATCAGCTGAAGACTTACTCGAGGTCTATACTTGGCCCCTTTTTTACTTTATTATTTCTGATACAATTTAAATACTTATTTCCCTTTCCCATTTTCTTTTTTACTAGTTTTTCTAacgcatgcaatacacttggactcataattttttttaaaattatgtataaataaatattaaataataataataataataaatgaatattgaataataattataaatataaaataaccaCATGATGatgtatttaattatattatacatTTATTCATATAAATGTAGCAAGATTTAATTTTAGAATATAATTATTCTTTAAAAAATTATCTataaagtataaaaaaaaattatatacatataaaataaattttatatcaaaataatttGACATAAAATTGTATAAATACAATATAAAcaatttttaatcattttttttaaattagtctATTTTTTACTGTtcaatatatttttttagtaaaactaattatTGACTATATTTTAAAATGACACTATTGTAAATGAAAATGTATATATGATTGATAAtagatttataaattaattaatgtacATTGGAATATGTtgacattttttttattattgtaaatTTAATATAATGTGATAATTTGGTAATGAATTAGATCCTTAATGTGATATTACTGTTGGTCCAGTCCAGTTTGAActggaaaaaaaaatcaaagctgaaaaattaaaagaaatttgatatataagataaaatttttattaatcatAACTTGCAATATAATTACAGCAATTTAACCAATTTATTTAAGAAAATTGTTTTTGATTAATTAtagttaaaatataattaagGAAATTCgacaaaaaaattaaggaaaaattttaaattacttgTAATTATTaaggaaataattttttaaattataatataaaataattagaaaGAGGACATCAATAGTCAATACTACAATTTACATAAATATAGAAAATTAACGTAATTGAGAAaaggaaatatataattaataaaattagatGAAACTAAAAAAATTAGAACatacaattaaatattaaaaaggtaattttaccagattaattttcaaataaaatatttcaaaaaagGCAAAAACAGAATTTTAATTGAATCAAACCTGAATTGGGCTGGGCTAGACTTGGAACCAGACCAAAATTGGATTGAATTGAAATTGGAATGGTTTGGTCTCAGTTCCATCAGATCTCTgacccaattttaattccaagtcTTTTGAAGTTATAGGAAGATGCTATGGGAGGTTTTTTTTCTTATGAaacacttctttttttttttcttttttttaaattttaaatgagtgttgggcactgaaggagtcgtaagcgtctaagataagagttgcggagatgagaatgttaaggtagatgagtagCCATATTAGACtcgataaagtccgtaatgagagtattagagaaaaggtaggagtggtgccaattaaggataagtttagagaagggagattaaggtggtttggtcatgtgaagcgtaaatatacggaggctccagttagacaagtagagcacattaggttagaggatagaaagaaaaaaatgggtagacctaaattgacttggaggagactagtacaacatgacctagaagcattacacatttctgaagatttaacctaaaatcgtttagagtggagaaagcgaatccatatagtcgaccccaaatttttgggataaaggcttagttgagttgagttaagtttaaattttaaatgaGAGAAGCTGTTAGTTTATGGATTTCTGTTATCTTGCATTTCCAGATATACACAGAACTATTGAGCTATTaatccaaaattttttttctcgtatttttaatttaaattatttttatatattttaaagaaTTTACATCGGACATTCAAATAATGAAACATGtgttgaattaaaaataaaaaaattgtaacTCAAATCGAAACATCATAATTATATTCTAATTCTAATTCAATTCAAATTTCAGTTTAATGATCTAAGTTTTTCAATGGTTTGGTTTTCGCCCTTATTAATACTTTCATATATTTTTCCTCAGGTTCTAACGTTGTTGGAGGGCTGCATTAAGAGAGATTATTTGTCCTCAAACTTTGAAACAACCAGTGAACTTTTAGGGTCAGACAAGCGGTCTGGATTTGCTGCAAATGATTATTTCAGAATGGAAAAAGTTACTGTTCTTCCATGGTTACCACGAACCACAGCAGCTGTCGCTCTAAGGGTCATGGAGTTTGACTCGTCCATTTCATACACGCTGCATCAAAAAGTGGAGTCTCAGAAGGACAGAGGCAATGGAGACTTCATTGTAAGTAATCCTTGTAAAGTGCATGACTTTAGTCCTGAATGATATGGAATatactctctctctcactctctctctctctctctctctctctcacttacATTTCTCTCTGTATAAAGATGATGTGCTTTTTTAACTAGAGAGCTGCTGTTATGAAGTGAAGTGATTCTTCCCATCAGTCGTCTTCTTGCTATTCATTTTGCATCTTAGTAAAAGTTGCAACTAGACGATGACTAATACTTCAATCCTGCACCACTTGTAAAGAAATTGACTATTTCATGAATGGATTGGCTGCTTCTACTCTAAAAGCACACTTTACATTTAAATTTCATGTGTGTCGCTGCACATGCAAAAGAGATAGGTGGTAGTTGTAGTTCGATAGGGATGTTTAAGCCTACATTATCAAATATACATTTCCTGCAACCATTTGATCCTAAGCATGAGTCTGGATTTGCATGGTGCATTGGTTTCATGGGTTGGCTCGTGTGCCTATAGTTTTCCGGGCCCAAACAAGGAGGGTTGTGGGTTCCTTGTTTCACGTATGAAACTGGGGGTTCAGGGGTGCTTTGAGGGGTTAAGTTAAGAAGCTAGTAGCCAGTTAGTACCCTAGCAGTGAATCTATGCCTACTCACATGAGAATACCTCAAGAATAGCTTTTCGGAAAGCTAATGGGCCTTGTGTTCTGTGAACCACATTGATATATCATAGTTGTCAGAGGTTCAGAGTGCTAATTATGTCTTCACATCTATGTGGGATCTTCTTCCTGGATTTTTAACACAATGTTTTACCCTTttgtttttcaatttaattttatttaaaataaatttatgtttGGAATGGTTTGCAGTTTGTTCAGTTTCTGACAATTTTCATCCCTATTCCTTAGAAGCTCCCTTCCAAGTTTGCCATTGTGAAAAACACCCAAGATAATGAAGCCGCTGAAACTCGTCATCAAGCTGGATTATTGCAAGAAGAGAGTTGGGTTGATGTAGCTGGATTGAGTCGACGGGGGAGTCGAGGCCGAGGTCGTGGTCGTACCCGTGGGGGGAGAtctcagagaagggttactggtTCAAGATCAGAATCTGGCAAGAGAAGTGTGGCCACGAACAACGACAGATTAGGGCAGGTGCTCTCATGGAAAACACAATCACGTGGTCGAGGAGGGCGTAAGCGGGGCCGTCGCAGCATTAGAAGTAGGCAGAAACCTGTGAAGAGACCAGTTGAGACACAAATCCCCAAAGAAACAATCCATGAGAAAGCACCAAGAAGGTTGGAAAGGGATGACTGGAATGGTGATGAAGCAAGATTCCAAGTAGACAATGCTGAAAATCTCAGCAGCTCAGAAAGATCTGAGTATGATGATGACAATGGTCAAGCTAcaggagatgaatatgatgatctTGCAGTGGATGACTATGCTGGTGGTTTTAATGGCAAGTCCGATGACTTGCTGGAGGGAAGTGATTATAATATAGATGTCAATGAAGACGATGACGATGACGATGACGATGAAGtagatgaagatgaagatgatgaacAAGGGGATATGGAAGTGGCAGGATATATAAATGGGGACTCGGATGAGGATGAAATGAGAGATGGAGAAGGAGAACAGAATGGGGACCCAGATGAAGGCATTGGATCTACATCTTCAGATTTCAGTGACTAGAGAAGTAAGCAAGCATAAAAAAATGTTAAATGCACAAGAAAAGTTATTTCTAATTTGTATTCTTTAGTGTTCTGCAGCGCTAACTGAACTTGATGATGTATTTATAGAAGAAAACAGTAATTGTGCATAGCTAATAGCACCTCCACCGTACTTGAAATTAAATATCAATCAATAGTCGTTTCTTCCAAGTTCCCGACCAGCTTGTTATCTCCTCCATtctgctgttgaatttttatttttgtagTTTGTTTTTGTCAAATTGGGCACGGAGATTGCAACTTAGGACTTGCTCTTTAGAGTAAAGAGATGTGGCTGCGAAATTACTCAATTACAACCATTGATATGAAAATGAAGAAACGATGAGAGCCTGCTTGGGATTTgagaaagaaaatatattttttgcaGCTCTAATAGCAATATCAAATAAAACTTTAAATGTTAAAAGAGAGGCTACTTGCATTAAATGGATATAATTATCTCAATCGTTGATCCTATGTGATCAATGCGAAATTGAATATTGCATCATAATGCCAAATCCAAGTTCTAATTTGTAATCATTGTTGAGTGGCTGAGTTCAATATCTTcaacattttcttcatttcatAAGATATTGAATAATCAAAGTCGCCGTTAATCCTTCACATTGTTCTGTATTGAAAATGGGCAAAAGAACAGCAATTAAACATGCTTTTATCAACATTCAACAGGGGGATAAAAGATCTTATATTGAAAATTATGACTCGATATTGAGTATACTACGTTTACATTTGGAACAAACTATGATCCAACGACAAACACATActtaactgcagaaaatatcaAAATCTAAATTGCAGCAAATTGTATCAAGAAAAAACATTCCATAATACCTCATTCTATTTTGATGGTCGTAGTTCCTACATATTGTATTCACAAAACAtgctctcttttctttgaaagttGATCTCAGGAACCCAGAAGTTTTTTGATTCCTGCTTTCTGCTCTGATGTTAGCCTTGTTGGGAACTTAATGTTGAACTTGATTCTCAGATTTCCTCTCTTTGCCGGGTCTTTTTGGATTGGCATTCCTTCCCTTGGGATGACTTCCTCATAATTTGGATGAATCACACTGTTGATTGGAATGGACAAATTCCTTCCATCTAAGGTGGTGAGATGGACAGTATAACCTGTCAGCGCTTCAGCTAAAGAGATTTTTTGTGTGACTATTAAGTCATTTCCATCACGAGTGAACACGGGGTGGGGCTTCTCATCGACTATGAAGACAAGATCAGCAGGTATGACATTTAGCTGTTCATTCCCTTTCTCTGGAAAGGTGATCTTTGTACCTTTCTTCCAGCCAGGCTTTATGTCAATTGCTAGGATTTCCTCCACCTGCATGGTCTTGCTACACCCAAAAGAAAACGAGGGCATTAAGCTGAGATCCAAAACCAACATCCAAGAACAGCTTTAATTCAAGTTGGCTTATAAAATTATACCAAATCAAGTCAGCATAACAAACTTGTAGCCAAGCACACTCAAAAGTTTTGAAGACTTTCAGATTAGAAACCATAACTAACGACAAACAAGTAAGCATTGTACTTTCCCTATCACTCAAAAACAGGCTGCCATTATTGTAGTATCAATAGCTTTTAATTCTTTTACTGGACTGAAACAACCTAGAATAATGTTGAAAACATGTCTAATTGAAGCATAGCCTGAAAGGGAAAAACTTGTGACAAAAAATATTGAACCAGAGTTGTAACATCTAGCTTGGTCATTAACAATTTATAACCTACTCT
This sequence is a window from Hevea brasiliensis isolate MT/VB/25A 57/8 chromosome 10, ASM3005281v1, whole genome shotgun sequence. Protein-coding genes within it:
- the LOC110632614 gene encoding homeobox-DDT domain protein RLT2 isoform X2 produces the protein MDGSGSGSAAAAAAVTGSVEGEKKKPPEGEVKSKRKMKTASQLEILEKTYAVETYPSESLRAELSAQLGLSDRQLQMWFCHRRLKDRKAPPVKRQHRDSLAPSTTPAGEEIGAMTEVGNELVSVSASGSSPFGHGMDPRRLVARTPGVAVPRIGGDMSAMKRYYEPQQSVAELRAIAFVEAQLGEPLREDGPILGMEFDPLPPDAFGAPIATVGQQKQPGRPFETTVYERPELKPVKGATRPLHEYQFLPQQPTVRGERVASSYQYGTPPDSHNAKTAASSTAHQFMHANEQVSPGYGFPSQLPSLNLMPQEGRQNHLLPSATAEYDTVMRKSSFTNVGVDAQFGAHPITALDNPFMPPDRRVTHDEDVLRIERKRKSEEARIAREVEAHEKRIRKELEKQDILRRKREEQIRKEMERQDRERRKEEERILREKQREEERYQREQRRELERRERFLQKESIRAEKMRQKEELRREKEAARQKAAIERAIARRIAKESMELVEDERLELMELAASSKGLPSILSLNFETLQNLDLFRDKLVRFPPKSVLLKRPFAFQPWSDSEENVGNLLMVWRFLITFADVLGIWPFTLDEFVQAFHDYDPRLLGEIHFALLRTIIKDIEDVARTPATGLGANQNSAANPGGGHPQIVEGAYAWGFDIRSWQRHLNPLTWPEILRQFALSAGFGPQLKKRNVEPAYLRDDNEVNDGEDVITNLRSGAAVENAVAIMQERGFSNQRRSRHRLTPGTVKFAAFHVLSLEGSKGLTILEVAEKIQKSGLRDLTTSKTPEASIAAALSRDSKLFERTAPSTYCVRPAYRKDPADAEPILSAARERIRIFKSGFVDGEDADEAERDEDSESDVADDPEVDDFGTDLNPSKEACNSPEANKFNSKTLFENGKEDSNVIRTPQVGLQNVGEGFSSMHSEGTDEVNDVGASIDQSGDFSGISTNIEQDADIDESNLGDPWVQGLMEGEYSDLSVEERLNALVSLIGVAIEGNSIRLVLEERLEAANALKKQMWAEAQLDKRRMKEEYVMKMHYPSFTGSKVEPSLTTSTAEVRQSPLVTVDEKMNEMSMDAAAQQEQSTDPQNDMNYPNNVPSEGNIQMQDLSVGPDSLPCQQPGLAADKSRSQLKSFIGHKAEEMYVYRSLPLGQDRRRNRYWQFITSASCNDPGCGRIFVELHDGRWRLIDTEQGLDSLLASLDVRGVRESYLHMMLQKVEMCFKEAVRRNMLRADMERQSGGSVKAEAVEMVTGHNCGSGIDSPNSSVCVVDSDMSETTSFSVELGRNETERNHALRRYQDFENWIWKECFNSATLCAMKYGKKRCRQLLALCDYCHDIYFSEDNYCRSCNKTYEHSGSDVNFFKHVTHCEERLKIGLDYNLHGSSSPLRIRLLKLQLALVEVSILPEALQPVWTNSYRKSWGAKLQSSSSAEDLLEVLTLLEGCIKRDYLSSNFETTSELLGSDKRSGFAANDYFRMEKVTVLPWLPRTTAAVALRVMEFDSSISYTLHQKVESQKDRGNGDFILPSKFAIVKNTQDNEAAETRHQAGLLQEESWVDVAGLSRRGSRGRGRGRTRGGRSQRRVTGSRSESGKRSVATNNDRLGQVLSWKTQSRGRGGRKRGRRSIRSRQKPVKRPVETQIPKETIHEKAPRRLERDDWNGDEARFQVDNAENLSSSERSEYDDDNGQATGDEYDDLAVDDYAGGFNGKSDDLLEGSDYNIDVNEDDDDDDDDEVDEDEDDEQGDMEVAGYINGDSDEDEMRDGEGEQNGDPDEGIGSTSSDFSD
- the LOC110632614 gene encoding homeobox-DDT domain protein RLT2 isoform X1, with amino-acid sequence MDGSGSGSAAAAAAVTGSVEGEKKKPPEGEVKSKRKMKTASQLEILEKTYAVETYPSESLRAELSAQLGLSDRQLQMWFCHRRLKDRKAPPVKRQHRDSLAPSTTPAGEEIGAMTEVGNELVSVSASGSSPFGHGMDPRRLVARTPGVAVPRIGGDMSAMKRYYEPQQSVAELRAIAFVEAQLGEPLREDGPILGMEFDPLPPDAFGAPIATVGQQKQPGRPFETTVYERPELKPVKGATRPLHEYQFLPQQPTVRGERVASSYQYGTPPDSHNAKTAASSTAHQFMHANEQVSPGYGFPSQLPSLNLMPQEGRQNHLLPSATAEYDTVMRKSSFTNVGVDAQFGAHPITALDNPFMPPDRRVTHDEDVLRIERKRKSEEARIAREVEAHEKRIRKELEKQDILRRKREEQIRKEMERQDRERRKEEERILREKQREEERYQREQRRELERRERFLQKESIRAEKMRQKEELRREKEAARQKAAIERAIARRIAKESMELVEDERLELMELAASSKGLPSILSLNFETLQNLDLFRDKLVRFPPKSVLLKRPFAFQPWSDSEENVGNLLMVWRFLITFADVLGIWPFTLDEFVQAFHDYDPRLLGEIHFALLRTIIKDIEDVARTPATGLGANQNSAANPGGGHPQIVEGAYAWGFDIRSWQRHLNPLTWPEILRQFALSAGFGPQLKKRNVEPAYLRDDNEVNDGEDVITNLRSGAAVENAVAIMQERGFSNQRRSRHRLTPGTVKFAAFHVLSLEGSKGLTILEVAEKIQKSGLRDLTTSKTPEASIAAALSRDSKLFERTAPSTYCVRPAYRKDPADAEPILSAARERIRIFKSGFVDGEDADEAERDEDSESDVADDPEVDDFGTDLNPSKEACNSPEANKFNSKTLFENGKEDSNVIRTPQVGLQNVGEGFSSMHSEGTDEVNDVGASIDQSGDFSGISTNIEQDADIDESNLGDPWVQGLMEGEYSDLSVEERLNALVSLIGVAIEGNSIRLVLEERLEAANALKKQMWAEAQLDKRRMKEEYVMKMHYPSFTGSKVEPSLTTSTAEVRQSPLVTVDEKMNEMSMDAAAQQEQSTDPQNDMNYPNNVPSEGNIQMQDLSVGPDSLPCQQPGLAADKSRSQLKSFIGHKAEEMYVYRSLPLGQDRRRNRYWQFITSASCNDPGCGRIFVELHDGRWRLIDTEQGLDSLLASLDVRGVRESYLHMMLQKVEMCFKEAVRRNMLRADMERQSGGSVKAEAVEMVTGHNCGSGIDSPNSSVCVVDSDMSETTSFSVELGRNETERNHALRRYQDFENWIWKECFNSATLCAMKYGKKRCRQLLALCDYCHDIYFSEDNYCRSCNKTYEHSGSDVNFFKHVTHCEERLKIGLDYNLHGSSSPLRIRLLKLQLALVEVSILPEALQPVWTNSYRKSWGAKLQSSSSAEDLLEVLTLLEGCIKRDYLSSNFETTSELLGSDKRSGFAANDYFRMEKVTVLPWLPRTTAAVALRVMEFDSSISYTLHQKVESQKDRGNGDFIKLPSKFAIVKNTQDNEAAETRHQAGLLQEESWVDVAGLSRRGSRGRGRGRTRGGRSQRRVTGSRSESGKRSVATNNDRLGQVLSWKTQSRGRGGRKRGRRSIRSRQKPVKRPVETQIPKETIHEKAPRRLERDDWNGDEARFQVDNAENLSSSERSEYDDDNGQATGDEYDDLAVDDYAGGFNGKSDDLLEGSDYNIDVNEDDDDDDDDEVDEDEDDEQGDMEVAGYINGDSDEDEMRDGEGEQNGDPDEGIGSTSSDFSD